Genomic segment of Arachis stenosperma cultivar V10309 chromosome 4, arast.V10309.gnm1.PFL2, whole genome shotgun sequence:
ACAAGTACTTAGTGCCAAAAATAAAACGACGCCAAAAAatgtattaaatttataaaaagtaaCTTGATAGAAAAAGACTTGAAAATTAACATGatgcaatttttttaatttagatgcCGTTTGTAGTACAattaaatttttagagatatatttttttttttgcaagaaATCAATCTCAAAAGTCACTTTAAAACTTAATTCAATATAACTTTATTGTTGaacaataactaatttttaaatttattattcaaaattaaactccaataaatatattatttaaaataaggGAAATCGAactctaatttttttagtaaataaaaataaatcaataaataataactacttcaaaaaaaaaataaaccagtaaataacaacaataacagcaaaaaaataacaaaaaaaaaacccattaacacaaaagaaaatggaaaaaagaaagaaacgtGGTGGTCGTGCGGAAAGGGGTGAGCGTAGAGTGAGGTGAGATTGATGTTTGTTCGAACAAGCCAAAGTCACCGCTCATAAGTCATGCCTCTCAAATTACATCGCTAAAGCtacctcctcctccttcttcttcttccgtTTCGTTacattcatcaaaattaaacctCCTTACTCTTAATCTAGCCCCTTATTCTCAAATTGTTCGAAGATCTAttcgcttttttttttctttcagtAACTGGGTAATTTTTCTCACTCTTCAATTCCCATTTGCTTCTCAGTTCAATCAGGCAAGTTTTTATTCAAAGTTTCGTTCTTTATGCCGTTCTAACATTGCCCATATTCTTATCGAAGCTTTCTATCTTCTCGGTATTGCGTATTTGTAGCAATTTCGTTGTTTCTTACCCCTTTGTAAGAGGGGAAAAtgtctttcctttttttttgtaaaaaaatgtAATTAATTGCTtgcattttatatttatattttttcctTATAACTGGGGAATCAGTTTTTTTCCCCTTTCAATTAATTGCATTGCGATCTtagtcatatatgtgattatttTGTCGGGAAAAAAAtgttctttcttttcctttgccACTATTCTTAACTAATTTATTGTGCTTGTAATCACATTTGATTCTTAGTTGATGCCTATTAAACTTACAATTTACTCTTGTTTGAACACTACTCCAtgtttttattgttatgttGGGGGGTTCATTGTGTGATTTTTGTCATGTATATTAGTTCTAGTGATAAGTGTTTATGTTTATTTGAATGCCATGTTCAATGTTGAGacaatttttgttttgttgcCCTGCTGTGAATGTATATTACTAGAACTATCTTTGATTCTCTTCATTTTGTCGGGTTTCAGATGTCTGCGAATTCCGAGAATGTTGGGGTTTGTTCTCTTTGCCAGAAGGCATTATCTCCTGATAATGAGATGACAAGTGATCCTGCAACAGTTGGTGTATGTGGTGATTGTAAATTTTTATTGCTCGAGGACTATGGGAATCATATGGTTACCCCTCAGAGCATGCAAAGAAGGTTTAGAGGCCGGTTCAGGCGCAACAGCTCTGAGTCGGTTGACAACATGGTTAATAATTTGAGGCAAAGCAGATCTGCGACTGCTTCTTTGGAGGACGTTCAACAAATTGTGGAGGGGGATGCCGCTGCTTGGTCGACGCAGCATGCTAGTTTACATAATACCCCTAGTGGTTCTAGGAGATGGAGGCGGGTTCTCTCTGATACCGACAGCGATGGTTTTGATAATTGGAGTTCACTTTACGGTGAAAATGAATCAAATGAAAGCTTTAGACGGTATAGGATTCCTCATGGTGAGACTGATTCCCTCTCTTTCAGTGTTTATGGAGGTGACTCAGATGTCTCCGTGGATAGACATAGTATTATACATAGAGGAATGTTTGGTTTACCAGATGTGGGAGATGAGTTTGATAGTGACACCGATATAGATCCAATGCATGCTGGTGTCAGTCACTGGCACTCAGATGATATGGAAGATgatgaggaagaggaggaggacaatgaggatgatgatgaggaggaggaagaggatgTCGAAGGGGAATGGGAAATAGCTGATGCTGTAGAAGCGGAAGCCACAGCTCGCCTTCAAATGTTTTTCACCTCAAATTCGAGTGCAAGTAGGGGTAGCAATGTACGGGTACAAAGGTTTGATTCCGCTGAATCTGAGGTGGTCCAAATGGTCAGTAACTGGGGAGCTGACTTGGAGGATACTGGCTTACATCCCTATGGTGCCAACTTTGGGGACTATCTCGATGCTAGACAATTCGAAGATTTTCTTGAGCATCTTGCTGAGAATGACAATTCGAGACGAGGAGCACCTCCTGCATCTTTGTCATTTGTGAACAATCTTCCCCGCGTAGTCGTTGACAAGGACCATGAGAAGCATGGTGAACTAGTTTGTGCCATTTGCAAGGATGCATTGGTACTTGGGACTGAAGCTAGTCAGCTTCCATGCTCTCACCTCTATCATGGAAGTTGCATTTTACCATGGTTGAGCACACGGAATTCATGTCCTCTCTGTCGCTATGAGCTTCCAACTGATGACAAAGATTACGAAGAGGGAAAGCAGAACGGTGTTCTTCAACATGTAAACCATGACAGGCAGCAACTAGAGATGGTGGATGTGGATGATAGTTCCTCTGATGTCTCTGTCTTGGCTGAAGTAAACGAAGCAGATAGTATTAGTCAAAGTGTAATACATCATACAGAAGTtgtaagttcgaattcttccaCAAATTCTTCGGCGGTAAGAGGTGGTAGAGGAAGATGGTTTTTTCTTGCCGCGGCTCCaatagttagtttagttggcaTTGTGCTTGTCCTGTGGTTAGGTAACTCACAGATTGAAGGGAATAGGCATCTCAGCGGGCGCAACATGTCCGCACAAGATCATCATACGGTTAATGTTTATGCCACACCCGTCCAAAGGGAGAGCAGAAGCAGAAGATGGTGGTGCCCTTTCTAAGTACTTATCCAATTGTTTAAGAATAATAATTCCTTATTGTAGCCACTAGGGATTGGAATTTTAGCTGACTCTCTGTTTCTGGGGTGCTTTGTGTTCTCACTAATTTCAGTAGTTATGTATAGAGTATAGACTAGTGTTTGTAATAACTAATAACCTTATAACACGATCTTTATTTCTTGCACCTGCTCTCTCTCTCGTTTGTGCGTCAATGACACAAAGCCTATATAGTTGATGATCCATCCTTGATGATTACTGTGATGGACTTAATTCCTTCAACTCCAGAAGTGGATGCTGTTTGTGACCAAAAGTTTTAGGTTGAGATGCACCAGTGTCACTAAAAATATTGTAGAGGTGTTAATGATGGAAACTCTAGAGTGGGTGTCCATTGACATTTGATGCTCAATATAAGGGTGGAGAGTTATGTTCTCATTATTGTAATGTTTGTCACCAGATAACTAATAAGACAGGTTTCTTAATAACCATTTGGATGTTCATTGAAATCTTAATCACTAGGATCAATGGTCATTGAGAGGGCTTGTTTGAAGCAAGTTTCCCCCATTAATTAAGAGATTAtgtatttattcttttaataacTGAAGAGATTGCTTAAAACTAAATCAAAGGAAGATACTGCTTATTTAAGAAATACAAGCacttttgaaaattaaatgTGCTACATCAATTTTAAATATGGAAATAAATTAGGGAGAATACTCTACAACTCCGTTAAACTGATTAGTTACTGAATATGGTTctgtttataaaaaaaaaaattctgaaaattGAGTGATTTGAGTCCTTAGAACTCCAGGCCCCATCTTCAAGTAACATAGGGTAAAAGAggagaaaaaatcaaataacagCACCATTAAGAGAATTTGCATTTTTCATTAAGATATTGATCAGGATCTAGAAAATTTAGGTACTGAAAACTAAACTAACATGTGTATAATAACAATTTACATAACTGTGATCAGGATGCAGGATCAAATTAATAAGATTATAGAGACACAACAtatataatatctatatacTATACTAAGAATTCTCAAGgtggtttttcttttttttcttttttttttttttgacaaacGCAATCAACAATGAAATAAAATGGCCCCATCCAAGCATGGCATGTGAATAGATACCTTATGTCCAGCTTTCATcggttaagaatttttttttttttcatttcttttgaGGAAGATCCTTCTGTTCAATGGAATACTGTTATTTATCCACTAATCTATAACCTCCCTATGGACAACATAAATTGGAATTGAATTTTGCAAAAGCAATAATCACAAACTCTGATGTTAGAAGAGTATGTTTATGTATAGAATAGTCCATGCAGCCATTGAGAATACTGCAAAGATATGGACCCAGAACAATACTGCAGCTGCTTCCCTTCCACAGCCTCTTAGATTAGCAACGGCACCTGTCaacaaataaaagaataaaCCTTAATGGTTAAAAGCCTAACACCTGAAaaactataaagtccaaaataacATTAAGTCTAGAGATTAATTTTGATACACTAttagtgtaaaatattttatgctATCTACCGAGCGAGTACTATTATCATGTGCAGCACTTTTGTAGTTAATGTAAGAGTCAAATACTTGGTGAACAAACGTAATAGGGTGACTGTGTTGAGGTTTATCAACTAACCATACATCAAATTTGTTCTCTGATATTAAAGTCCTCAAGCAACCTGTGTTCAGAAGTGTTGTGCTAGGGATTTGTGTACCTTTTTAAGGTTTAACCCTAGCAATGTTCAGAAGTGTTCCTAAAAGTGAGGGCTAAGAAGGATAAGAGATGTTTATGGCATACCTGAAAGAACTGATGTTGGCATTGAATGCTGAATGAGTAGGACAAACCGAAACATTTTATCATCAGGTGGCAGAAAACCAAGCCTGTCAGCCGTCATTACAATGGCAAGTCCAACGGGAGGCACTAAAACCAGCCGCCCAAAAATGATAGCAGCAGTTGTCCGAAAACCAAGTTTTGAACTTCCAGGTCCTGCAGACAGATAACCATGATTCATTTATATAT
This window contains:
- the LOC130973792 gene encoding uncharacterized protein LOC130973792, which translates into the protein MSANSENVGVCSLCQKALSPDNEMTSDPATVGVCGDCKFLLLEDYGNHMVTPQSMQRRFRGRFRRNSSESVDNMVNNLRQSRSATASLEDVQQIVEGDAAAWSTQHASLHNTPSGSRRWRRVLSDTDSDGFDNWSSLYGENESNESFRRYRIPHGETDSLSFSVYGGDSDVSVDRHSIIHRGMFGLPDVGDEFDSDTDIDPMHAGVSHWHSDDMEDDEEEEEDNEDDDEEEEEDVEGEWEIADAVEAEATARLQMFFTSNSSASRGSNVRVQRFDSAESEVVQMVSNWGADLEDTGLHPYGANFGDYLDARQFEDFLEHLAENDNSRRGAPPASLSFVNNLPRVVVDKDHEKHGELVCAICKDALVLGTEASQLPCSHLYHGSCILPWLSTRNSCPLCRYELPTDDKDYEEGKQNGVLQHVNHDRQQLEMVDVDDSSSDVSVLAEVNEADSISQSVIHHTEVVSSNSSTNSSAVRGGRGRWFFLAAAPIVSLVGIVLVLWLGNSQIEGNRHLSGRNMSAQDHHTVNVYATPVQRESRSRRWWCPF